From Cyprinus carpio isolate SPL01 chromosome A7, ASM1834038v1, whole genome shotgun sequence, a single genomic window includes:
- the LOC109072911 gene encoding LOW QUALITY PROTEIN: uncharacterized protein LOC109072911 (The sequence of the model RefSeq protein was modified relative to this genomic sequence to represent the inferred CDS: substituted 1 base at 1 genomic stop codon), giving the protein MDSRQPILPPHKPTLIHEGSPKRYRLYTVKKVLDDNGKVRKWTYGMKDSSKPNKIVLLVGETGGGKTTLINSMVNYLLKVKFENEIWYEITEEEARDQSESQTSEITMYEVFRVKSPISLTIIDTPGYGDTRGLDKDLEVAENLATLFQSNDGVREVDAVCFVIQASKNCLSHRXHYIISSVLSLFGKDIVNNIVFLITHSDGLPPKNILGAINKAKIPCRRDKSGQPVHFLFNNRQADARQNERRYLRAQRDAWEDSVEEMKKFFQSLHEKNRRSLELTSDVLMQRIQFEASICNLQLRIQEMEQKMAEKLQIQEAMVQNKEKIEECTNFTINFKKTVKLKVPIEDASWKHRKATTCTFCEENCHEFGCWWATDPSKCEIIKNGYCTVCTGKCHHSKHVKENKKYIIKNSTIKIEFDNLIKEYEKVEEESRKFSVIKDRLDRDLQDIEDQKSILLFNAYRTIKNLSQIALKPDSALTLQHLDFFIPRVKEAGKEEWVRELEEMRRKAVEEEANKDTLSYLQAGLAKLDIFFSGQ; this is encoded by the exons ATGGATTCCAG ACAGCCGATTCTTCCACCACATAAACCAACTCTGATTCATGAAGGTTCTCCAAAACGATACCGtctatatacagtgaaaaaagtGCTTGATGATAATGGAAAAGTCAGAAAATGGACTTATGGGATGAAAGACAGTAGCAAACCAAACAAAATTGTTCTGCTGGTGGGAGAAACTGGCGGTGGTAAGACGACTCTCATCAACAGCATGGTCAACTACTTACTCAAAGTGAAGTTTGAGAATGAAATATGGTATGAAATAACAGAAGAAGAAGCCAGAGATCAGTCAGaatcacaaacctctgaaatcacCATGTATGAGGTCTTTCGTGTAAAGAGTCCCATATCTCTCACCATCATTGATACTCCAGGCTACGGAGACACTAGAGGACTGGACAAAGATCTGGAAGTTGCTGAAAATTTAGCCACTCTGTTTCAAAGCAATGATGGAGTTCGTGAAGTCGACGCCGTGTGTTTTGTGATTCAAGCGTCTAAGAATTGTCTCTCACACAGATAGCATTACATTATcagttcagttctgtctttgtttgGTAAAGACATTGTGAAcaacattgtgtttttaatcaCACACTCTGATGGTCTGCCACCCAAAAACATCCTTGGCGCCATTAATAAAGCTAAAATCCCCTGCAGACGAGACAAAAGCGGCCAACCTGTTCATTTCTTATTCAACAACCGGCAGGCAGATGCACGTCAAAATGAGAGACGCTATCTTCGTGCTCAAAGAGATGCCTGGGAAGACAGTGTGGAAGAGATGAAGAAATTTTTTCAGTCTCTGCATGAAAAGAACAGAAGAAGTTTAGAGTTGACTTCAGATGTCCTGATGCAGCGAATTCAGTTTGAAGCATCCATCTGCAACTTACAGCTGCGAATTCAAGAGATGGAGCAAAAAATGGCAGAAAAACTTCAGATTCAGGAGGCAATGGTGCAAAACAAGGAAAAGATTGAGGAGTGTACAAACTTTACCATTAACTTCAAAAAGACTGTGAAACTGAAGGTGCCCATTGAGGACGCATCATGGAAGCACAGGAAGGCGACGACCTGCACCTTCTGTGAGGAGAACTGCCATGAGTTTGGCTGCTGGTGGGCTACTGATCCCAGCAAAtgtgaaatcattaaaaatggcTACTGCACCGTGTGCACAGGGAAGTGTCATCATAGCAAACACgtcaaagaaaacaagaaatacatCATCAAAAACTCCACCATAAAGATAGAATTTGACAACTTGATAAAAGAATATGAAAAAGTTGAAGAAGAGTCCAGGAAGTTTTCAGTTATAAAGGATAGACTTGACCGAGATCTGCAGGATATTGAGGACCAAAAGTCAATTCTTCTGTTCAATGCTTACAGGACTATCAAGAATCTGTCTCAGATCGCATTAAAACCAGACTCTGCCCTCACTCTTCAGCATCTCGACTTCTTCATCCCCAGAGTAAAGGAGGCTGGGAAAGAAGAATGGGTGCGAGAGCTGGAGGAAATGAGGAGAAAAGCTGTAGAAGAGGAAGCAAATAAAGACACTCTGAGTTATCTTCAGGCAGGTCTGGCAAaactagatattttttttagtggGCAATGA